The genomic segment CTCCATCTTCGGCTTATTTATTGCCATTATCGGATTAATTACGTGGGCGATTGTTTCAGTCGTTCCTTTAATTCAAGCGCAAATTCTAGATATTGCCGAGGAGTTCCCAAGCTATATTCGTCAGATCGGTCAAGAGTTGGCGGGATTGTGGTACAGCCCGATTATTAACGATGTGAAGGAAACGTTGAATATCGACATTCAGCGTTTTGCGGAAAGCTTCTCAAACCGAACGACTGAATTTATCGATAATGCCTCTGGCCGTGTGTTCAGCTTTGTCGGCACAATTACCGAGGTCGTGCTTGCGATCGTGACGTTGCCGTTTATACTTTTCTACTTATTAAAAGACGGCAAACGGCTTCCCGGCTATATTGTGCAGTTTATTCCGGTTAAATTACGCGGGCAATCGTTGCAGGTGCTTGGTGACATTAACCATCAGATTAGCTCATACATTCGCGGGCAAATCATTGTCAGCTTCTGTATTGGTGTGCTGCTCTACATCGGTTATTTAATTATCGGTCTCGATTACTCCTTAACATTGGCGGTCATTGCAGCCTTTACGAGCGTCGTACCGTATGTCGGTCCGACGATTGCAATTACACCTGCCTTGATTATCGCCCTTGTGACGTCACCGATCATGCTATTAAAAATGGTTGCCGTGTGGACGATCGTTCAGCTCGTTGAAGGAAAGTTTATTTCGCCGCAAATTATGGGGAAAAACTTACACATTCACCCGATTACAATTATCTTTGTGATTTTAACGGCCGGCAACCTGTTCGGTATCATCGGCATCTTGCTAGCTGTGCCTGGGTACGCGGTTCTCAAAGTGATTTGTACGCACGCTTTTGCTTGGATTAAGCAATATTCTAAGCTATATGATGAGAAAAAAACGGAGCCTAAGAAGTAAACAGTGAGCCAACCACAGATCATTTATTAACAGAACGGACAACCCTGTCTTGATACGGGCTGTCCGTTTTTTGTCGCATCTAGAAAGGGCTGTCCTGTGTCACCTATCCTCAACCGGAGAAAGACCTATCAAAAGCAAGTTATGCATTTACCGGATGGACGATCTCCCGTAAATGCTTCGCGCTGATCTGTAAACTTTCAAAGGGATCGATGTCAAACTCCTCTTGCTCCACTGTAAACCATTGGACACCATATTTTTTACCTTCTTCTACAATTTGTTTAATGTTTAATTCTCCTGTGCCGATTTCTGTGTTTACTTTTTTTCCAGCAACCGATTTCATATCCTTGATATGCAGGGAAATGCAGCGTTCTTTGTATATCGAAAGCAAGCTCAGCGGGTCAACCCCTGCATATGCCGCCCAATAACAGTCGATTTCTACTTTCACAAGGGCAGGGTCCGTATTTTGGAAAATGAGATCAAAACCGGTCTCGCCGTCCATTTGTTCAAACTCAAAGTCGTGGTTGTGGTACCCGAATCTAAACCCTTGGTCTTTGCATTGTTGACCAATATGATTGAACTGTTCCGCAGCACGGCGGTAATCGTCTGCGGTTTCTCGCCATTCTTTTGGCAAGGCTGGACATATCAATAGATCGTTACCGAGAGTGTGGTGAAATTCAAAGGTTTTCTGCAGAGCATCTCCTGTCAAATCTGGCAGAGAAACGTGTGATCCTGCCGGCGTAACGCCTTTTTCCGCGATGGTCTGCGTAATATCTTTGGCTTCCGTGTGATAAAAGTTAGCAAAAAACTGTATTCCGTCATATCCGAGTTCTGTCAGTCTTTCGACCGTGCCTACATAGTTTTTTTCACAATAGGGCCAGACTGAATACAATTGTACACCGATTTTACCCATGGTCATTCTCCTTTATGATCAAATTTTTTGCGCAAAAACTGTAGGGCTTCAACGACTTCTGTCTCAAAATCATGCCACTGACACTCTATCGATAGCCGAACGTCAGACTTGACCTTTCGGCACTGCCGGACAAATTGGTCATATGGATAATTCCCAGTCCCGGGTGCGAATCGGTTCGTGTCTGCCACGTGAAGGTGGCGAATGTCACTATTATTTTCGCCGATATGTGATAATGGCTCTTGCTCTTCTTGCATATGATAAAAGTCTGCCAACACGTTGATTGAGGGGCGGTTTACTTTCTTCATCAGCGAAACAGCCTCTGGAATGCTATTGATGAGATTCGACTCTTTACGGTTGAGTGGTTCAACGACGACGGTGATCCCTAATGGTTCGGCACAGCTCGCTGTCCACTCTAAGAAGGCCAGCACTTGCTCCTCCCCTCGTTCGCGGGAAAAGCCTTCTTGAATCGATCTTGACTTCCCGCTCCCAAACACGACTGTACCCGCTCCAATCCGGTGAACACGCTCTAGCGCAGAGGATATGTACTGCTGGATGTGCTTTTCATCAACATCGTCACCAACAATTTTTAAATTTGGCGGTAATAAAATATTACAGACATCCACTGGCAGCGGAGAATCTTCGTAAGCTTTAAATAGACGCTTACACTCCGATTCCTTCACCTCTGGTTGTAACGCTACAACTGGACATTCGATAAAATCATAGCCAGCTTGATAAAGGAGTGGCGCTTTGTCAATGCTGGCACAGCAGCCGATTTTCATTCGTTCTACCCCCTTTTTAAAAAATCTTTTCCAAACGTGTTTTTGTTGCTCCTCATTCACCAAAGACGAATACTCTTTTCCCTATTATATGTACTTTTCCTTTTTATTTTTTAAAAATTCTAATATCTAAGCTTTTAAAACTAAAAAAAGGCTGACCACAGAAATGGTCAACCGGGGATAGGGTGGGGTATTCAAGTTTACTTGGAGAAATCTTCGTTACTTAACGCCTCCAAGATGTCATCCTCCCGATGCTGATGAGGAGGCTTGAAAAATGTTTCTGGGGATCGCCCTAATAACAAACAAGCTCCGAAAAAGATGAACAAGCCTGCGATCAATATTCCAACGAATGTCGGTGGAAAAAAGAGGGTGGTGCAGATGATGAGTGCCAACCCATAAAAGAAATAGGCACTCCAACGAAGCCATAGACTGGCAGGTTCGTATAAGGACCAGCCAAATCCGGCAAGAAATATTGGGCCAAGCAGCATTTGTCCGTAACCTACGGATCCGAACAGGATCGCTAATCCGATATATAATAGAATAAATCCACCGAAACGTCGGGCAATCGATCGAAACATTGATTCGTCAGCCTCCCTTCATCGTTTGTGATGATGTGTTAAGTATAGCCTGCTTTTAATCGTCTCAGAACGGCTCAAAGTCAGAAAGTGTCTCAGACTTTAGTCTGAGGCGTAGATTGTTGGCTGGAATTCACTAAAAATAGTATGACAGCTAACTGTTAGAAATAAACGTTGTCTTACAGATGCGTTCATTAGAGGTGTGGATTAGAATCCATACGATCAGATTCACTTAGGTGTAACATCATCATTGTTCTCAAGTGAGGCTGCTGCGTTAAAAAGGGGCTAGATGACACTATATTTTACAGTTAGCGCAAAAAAGAGACAGCTTTTTGAATTACGCTTAACGAACATTCCTTGAAGTGGGAGTCTTCTGTCAGAAAACGATAAAGTAAGCAGTTTCCACAACGAAACGCGCTAAAAACGCCCCTTTAGATATCAATCCAAAGTGGGATCGAACGGGGCATTTAATATGGCACGACTTATATCAAAACTACGCCCCATCTCCACTAACAACTTTCTTTAATGTTATTCAAACCCTTCGATGACCAACTTGCCGATCATTTTCCCAGACTCGATTCGTCTGTGTGCTTTACGTATATTTTCCGCATTGATCGGAGCTAGCATTTCCTTCATCGTGCTCTGAATTCGCCCTTCATCGATTAATCCGGCCATTTTGTTCAAAATATCTCTCTGCCGTTCAACATCGTCCGCCTGAAACGCCGGTCTGGCAAACATGGACTCCCAGCTAAAGCGAATGGCTTTTTTCAAGAAGGGGTTGAGATCAATTGGACTGTTAAAAGGAACTATCGAGACGATTCGCCCTTGTGTCGCCATCAGTGGGGCCAGCTCGTCCCAATGAGGGCTAAGTGACTGGGCAGAAAAAATGACATCTACCTGAGTGACGCCGATACTTTCAAGCTGTGGTGTGATCGGCTTGTGATGGTCAATGACCTCATGAGCGCCGAGCTCCCTTACCCACGCCTCGGTCTCGCTACGTGAAGCTGTGCCAATGACGCGCAAGCCGAAATAACGGGCAAGCTGTACCGCAATGGAGCCAACGCCGCCTGCTGCACCGATCATGAGCAAGGTTTTTCCTTCGTTAGCGTTTTCCCCCTCTTTTAATCCGGCTCGATCAATGAGAGCTTCCCATGCAGTTAATGTCGTTAAAGGGAACGCCGCAGACTCCGCGTACGTCAATGACGTCGGCTTGCGCCCGACGATCCGGTTGTCAACGAGGTGATATTCACTGTTACCTCCTGGACGTGAGTAGTCCCCTGAATAATACACCGCATCGCCCGGCGAAAATGACGTCACATGCTCACCTACCTCCTCTACAACACCGGCAACGTCAAAACCAAGAATGACCGGCGCTTCTCCTTCTGGCCACTGCTTTTTTCGCAGCTTCGTATCAAGCGGGTTGACCGAAACAGCCTCAACGCGAACGAGGAGGTCATAACCGGTCGCTTGCGGACGAGCTGTCACTACATCAAGCAAGCATGTCTCTTCTTGAACGGGCAACGGTTCTACATGTCCGACGGCCTTCATGATTTCTTCATTCATTTATACCATCCTTTCGATCACACTGTACGTTTTTCTCTGCAACATTCATCTTATCGGCACTTACGCTTCTGTGACAAGGCGAACAAGTTTTATTTAAACGTTTAATGAATTGCGAAAAAAGGACATGGTGGGGGCTAAATAAGAAGAAATTCATATCGGCGGCGACTTTAAGAAAGCAAAGAGAACATTCCTCCCCAGCCTCTAAGACATTATTTTTTTGAAAGACACGCCATTCATAGATTCGATCAGATCATCGCACGATTTGCAGTACAATAGAAGTACAACAAAGGAGGAGGCGTCTGTATGGAATATATCGGCTTTGACCATGTTCAAATTGCGATTCCAGAAGGTGGTGAAGACGAAGCACGCGAGTTTTACAACGGTGTTTTATGTCTACCTGAAATCTCTAAACCAGCTGTGCTCGCTAAACGAGGCGGTGTATGGTTTCGTGTTGGTTCTCAAGAGTTACACCTTGGCGTGCAAACACCCTTTTTCCCTGCATCAAAAGCTCATCCTGCATTTCTCGTACAATCTGTTGATAGGATTGTACACATACTTTCGTATTACGA from the Litoribacterium kuwaitense genome contains:
- a CDS encoding sugar phosphate isomerase/epimerase family protein: MKIGCCASIDKAPLLYQAGYDFIECPVVALQPEVKESECKRLFKAYEDSPLPVDVCNILLPPNLKIVGDDVDEKHIQQYISSALERVHRIGAGTVVFGSGKSRSIQEGFSRERGEEQVLAFLEWTASCAEPLGITVVVEPLNRKESNLINSIPEAVSLMKKVNRPSINVLADFYHMQEEQEPLSHIGENNSDIRHLHVADTNRFAPGTGNYPYDQFVRQCRKVKSDVRLSIECQWHDFETEVVEALQFLRKKFDHKGE
- a CDS encoding zinc-binding alcohol dehydrogenase family protein, whose product is MNEEIMKAVGHVEPLPVQEETCLLDVVTARPQATGYDLLVRVEAVSVNPLDTKLRKKQWPEGEAPVILGFDVAGVVEEVGEHVTSFSPGDAVYYSGDYSRPGGNSEYHLVDNRIVGRKPTSLTYAESAAFPLTTLTAWEALIDRAGLKEGENANEGKTLLMIGAAGGVGSIAVQLARYFGLRVIGTASRSETEAWVRELGAHEVIDHHKPITPQLESIGVTQVDVIFSAQSLSPHWDELAPLMATQGRIVSIVPFNSPIDLNPFLKKAIRFSWESMFARPAFQADDVERQRDILNKMAGLIDEGRIQSTMKEMLAPINAENIRKAHRRIESGKMIGKLVIEGFE
- a CDS encoding glyoxalase; protein product: MEYIGFDHVQIAIPEGGEDEAREFYNGVLCLPEISKPAVLAKRGGVWFRVGSQELHLGVQTPFFPASKAHPAFLVQSVDRIVHILSYYDVEVLFDAPIPGKKRISTKDPFGNKLEWIEIVSKDV
- a CDS encoding sugar phosphate isomerase/epimerase family protein, which produces MGKIGVQLYSVWPYCEKNYVGTVERLTELGYDGIQFFANFYHTEAKDITQTIAEKGVTPAGSHVSLPDLTGDALQKTFEFHHTLGNDLLICPALPKEWRETADDYRRAAEQFNHIGQQCKDQGFRFGYHNHDFEFEQMDGETGFDLIFQNTDPALVKVEIDCYWAAYAGVDPLSLLSIYKERCISLHIKDMKSVAGKKVNTEIGTGELNIKQIVEEGKKYGVQWFTVEQEEFDIDPFESLQISAKHLREIVHPVNA
- a CDS encoding AI-2E family transporter, which gives rise to MFLNNKFVLFLLILLLIGLNVMVLMRVSFVFEPFVILLKTIVLPVVLAGVAYYLLNPLVDFLEKHRIRRIYSIFGLFIAIIGLITWAIVSVVPLIQAQILDIAEEFPSYIRQIGQELAGLWYSPIINDVKETLNIDIQRFAESFSNRTTEFIDNASGRVFSFVGTITEVVLAIVTLPFILFYLLKDGKRLPGYIVQFIPVKLRGQSLQVLGDINHQISSYIRGQIIVSFCIGVLLYIGYLIIGLDYSLTLAVIAAFTSVVPYVGPTIAITPALIIALVTSPIMLLKMVAVWTIVQLVEGKFISPQIMGKNLHIHPITIIFVILTAGNLFGIIGILLAVPGYAVLKVICTHAFAWIKQYSKLYDEKKTEPKK